The following proteins come from a genomic window of Leptolyngbya iicbica LK:
- the cobW gene encoding cobalamin biosynthesis protein CobW has product MHKIPVTVVTGFLGSGKTTLVRHLLQNNQGRRIAVLVNEFGEVGIDGDILRSCQVCDDEDPNVDATHPNILELANGCLCCTVQEEFLPTMQKLLKRRTEIDAIVIETSGLALPKPLVQAFRWPEIRTGATVDGVVTVVDGDALAKGQMVGDLAALEAQRQADDSLEHETPIEELFEDQLACADMVLLTKTDLMAAAERDRVQAWLQAQAPTGIKVVTCHQGKIHPEVLLGFNAAVEDHLDSRPSHHDHEADHDHDEDINSICVELNQALDPKILVKRLQTLVQQQEIYRIKGFVAVPNKAMRLVLQGVGQRFDHFYDRPWKPSEPRQTRLVFIGHSLDGEQIRQAIAG; this is encoded by the coding sequence ATGCATAAAATTCCCGTCACGGTCGTCACTGGCTTCCTCGGTTCTGGCAAAACAACGCTAGTGCGGCATCTGCTGCAAAACAATCAAGGACGCCGCATCGCGGTGTTGGTGAATGAATTTGGGGAAGTTGGCATCGATGGCGACATCTTGCGATCGTGCCAGGTCTGCGACGATGAGGATCCGAATGTGGATGCCACTCATCCAAATATTTTGGAACTCGCTAATGGCTGCCTTTGCTGCACCGTGCAGGAAGAGTTTTTGCCCACCATGCAGAAATTGTTAAAGCGGCGAACTGAGATTGACGCGATCGTCATTGAGACATCGGGGCTGGCGTTACCCAAGCCCCTAGTGCAAGCTTTTCGCTGGCCTGAGATCCGCACTGGGGCAACGGTCGATGGGGTCGTGACCGTGGTGGATGGCGACGCCCTAGCGAAGGGGCAGATGGTGGGCGATCTGGCCGCTTTGGAGGCGCAACGCCAAGCTGACGATAGCCTGGAACATGAGACACCGATTGAAGAATTATTTGAAGATCAGCTCGCCTGCGCGGACATGGTGCTGCTGACGAAAACCGATTTAATGGCGGCGGCAGAGCGCGATCGCGTGCAAGCCTGGCTACAAGCCCAAGCACCGACGGGCATCAAAGTCGTGACCTGTCATCAGGGCAAGATTCACCCCGAAGTGCTGCTCGGCTTTAACGCAGCGGTGGAAGATCACCTCGACAGTCGCCCCAGCCACCACGACCACGAAGCAGACCACGACCACGACGAAGACATCAACTCCATTTGCGTGGAGCTCAACCAAGCCCTCGATCCTAAAATCTTGGTCAAGCGTTTACAAACGCTCGTCCAGCAGCAAGAGATTTATCGCATCAAAGGGTTCGTGGCCGTACCCAACAAAGCCATGCGCTTGGTGTTGCAAGGGGTCGGTCAGCGGTTCGACCATTTTTACGATCGCCCCTGGAAACCCTCAGAACCCCGCCAAACTCGATTGGTCTTCATCGGTCACAGTCTCGATGGTGAACAAATCAGGCAAGCGATCGCGGGCTAA